From the genome of Thermosynechococcus sp. NK55a:
TGCCGGCCTGTGCCGGGCGGTGATTATTGCAGAGGCCCCCTACAAATCCGGTGCTCTGATTACTGCTCGCTATGCGGCCGAGTATGGTCGCGATGTCTATGTGCTGCCGGGGCACCTGGATAACCACCGGGCCAAGGGTGCCCTTAGTTTAGTGAATGAGGGGGCACACATTATTTTGGGAGAAGAAGCGCTCCTTGAACAATTATTAGGGCATACACCCCCCCTTGATCCGACACCCTCCTCAGCGCTATCGCTCCCGCAGCAACAGATTTTGGAGGCGATTCAACAACTGAGCCAAGGCAGCCATAGTGTTGCCTTCGATGACATTGTGCACCGAGTGTCCTTGGACACGGGGGTAGTCATGGCAGAATTAATCCATCTAGAGCTGATGGGCTGCGTAGAGCAGCAGCCAGGGAATCGCTATCGCAGAATTGGCTGTTAAAACATTTGTTAAAACATTGAACTTGTCACTTGGAGGCTGCAATGACCAACTTCCAGAACCTACAACATCCTCGCGAAGCTCAAGATCGGTTAGTCCTCGAGCGTCTGCGGCAAGAGGGCATCAGTGATTACAACTTAGCGGAATTGGGGCGATTGCTGATTCGCTACGATGGCTTCCCCGGGGCCGAGACAAATAAGAAATTAATGGCGGAGCTGCTAGAAAAATGGCAACTGACGCAGGAAGAACTCTTTAAGCGTACCCGTGCCATCCACGCTCGCGGCGGCGTTTACAAGGTGGGCAGCAATAAACAGGAGGATTGGACTTAGATTGCTTTGCCGTAGAGGCGATCAAGGGTACGAAAGTCCTTTTCGACTGCTTGCCAAAGGCTACGGTTATCCGGATCTGCTTTTAGGGCTCGGTGCAAGTATTCCCGTGCCGCTTGGGGTTGGCGATCGCGAATGAGTTGCCGCGCCCAGCACTGATAGGTGACGGCTTGCCACTGCCGTACTTCTGCATCTTGGGGCAGTCGCCTGGCCAACCCTTCCACAAGGGAGATGGCACGTTGATAGCAGCGATATTTGAGGAATTCCTGAAGTTGGCGGTAGCTGGCGTGTTTCAGTTCAATGTCAAAGGCAGACAGAGGTGGCGGTGTTTGGGGCGGGCGAGTTTGCGGTTCTGATTTGACGGGGGTAGGGCGGGTGCTGCCCGCCCGCCCTAGTTTTTCATAGGCCTGTTGGAGGAGAATAAACTTCTCATGGGCCGTGCGATCGCCGGGGTTGACATCGGGATGATAGCGTCGTGCTAGCCGGCGATAGGCGGATTTAACTTGGGCTAAGGACGCTCCCTGCGACAGCTCCAGAATGCGATAGCACTCGTCTAGATTCATTCGGCAGGACGCAACATGAGATTTGCATTGCATTGTCGGATCTTCACTTTAATTCTGCCATCACTCCCCTACGCTGGAATCAAGTGAAAGATGCGGAGTAGCTCCAACGTGCCGTCAGTACACATTTTAGGAACACGGATTGATGTCACTACTTACAGCCAAGCCTGTGATCTCGTGGCTGAATGGATTGGTCAAGGCCAGGGGGGCTATGTGGTGGCTGCCAATGTCCATGTGGTCATGACGGGGGTGTGGCGATCGCCCTTCCAGCGGGTGATCAATGGTGCCCAACTGGTGACTTCTGACGGCATGCCTTTGGTGTGGGGCCTACGGCTGTTGGGTTTTCCGCAAGCAGAGCGGGTCTATGGTCCTGATTTGATGCTGGCTCTGTGCGATCGCGCTCAAAGGGCAGGCTGGCGTATTTTCCTCTACGGTAGTGAACCCCTCGTGTTAGAGCGGCTACAGCGGAATCTGCGGCAGCGCTTTCCTAATCTCCAGTTGGCGGGTGCCTACGCCCCTCCCTTTCGTTCCTTGACCCCTGAGGAGGAGGCCAGCGATCGCCAGCGCATCCTTGATAGCCGGGCTAATTTGGTCTTTATCAGCCTTGGTTGTCCAAAGCAGGAGGAGTGGATGGCTCGCCAAAGCCCTTTTTTGCCCGTTGTCTTGGTGGGTGTGGGAGCGGCCTTCAACTTTCACAGTGGCACTGTGGCGCAAGCACCGCGCTGGATGATGGCGATCGGTTTAGAGTGGCTCTTTCGCCTGCTGCAGGAACCCCGCCGCCTCTGGCAGCGCTATCTGATGAACAATCCCGCATTTGTTGTGCTTTTTGCGGGGCAACTCCTGCGCCACTGGCTACGCCGACGGCAAACCAAGAGAGTGTCCTAGGGTTTGCAAGGGAGAGCGTCCCACCTGTTGCTGTGCCCACCGAAGACTTTGCTGCAAGCGAGCCACCAAGGGTAGGGATGGCGCTTGGGGAGCAGTCTCAAAGTAATGAATCAAGCTCAGACCACTCAAGCGCAACACGTAGGCTGCCGTTGCCCCCTGCAAACAACTCCCCGCCAGATAGGTGAGGGAATTGCCCTTGAGCCACTGCCCTAGGGACTGGGTCGACAGTTCCACAGCCCCCAATTGCACCATGAGCCGCAATAGCTCCTTAGCCAGGGGTTCAGCATCCGCCAACCGGAAGGAGCGCTGGTAGATTTGGCCTAAGTCCCAGGTGAGGCGCACCAAGAGCCCGCCGGCCATAACGAGATCCAAAAGGGGGAGGGGATTCACCGCCGTTGCCGCTGCCGCCAGCCATTGGTAGCGCTCAATGATGGGGGTGGCTCGTTCTTGGCGATAGCGATTGAGGGCAGCTTGTGCCTGTTGATGGAGTTGTTGGGCACGGCGATAGGTACCGGCTAGGACAAGGTTGGCTTGCTCCTGGCTGAGGTACTGTAGGAGTCTTGAGGTCAACGATTCAGGGGCCTGCGCTGTAAAGGGAACGAGTTGCTCCTCCGGCATCTGGAGATCTCGCAATTGCTGTTTTAGACACAGGGCCACGCGATCGCGCTCCTGCACCGTTTCTGGGTCCCACACCACAAGCACGTGATAATGTCCTGCTTGCAACACCCGCAGCATCTCAAACTCACTGGCGGTGAGGGCACCCCTTACCGTCAAAAGCACTAAGTCCGCTTGGGGAACAGTGGCCAGGGTTTGCTGCTGAAGGCTACAGCGATTAAGTAGTGTGGCGACGGCATGGTACACCTGATTGACAGCATAGGCCGACTGCCCAAGGACACACACCTCAACCCTTGGGTTATCTAACCGCTGTTGTAGTTGGCGACGGGTCGATTGGAGAGAGGCTTGGCGCTCTGGGGGAAGTTCCTGCAAAAGGCTCTGAGTCTCTGCCAGTTGCTTTTCAATTAATTGGGGATCTAAGGGAGATTGAGGGGAAGCCACGTTTGGCGCAGCGGGCGATCGGCGCCAGTACCAATAGCCCAACCCCAAACTGAGAATCAGTAGCCATCCCCAGGGATGGTCATTGACCCAGCCACTCAACAACAAGAGAATGATAGCGGCAGCAACAGCCATGTCCTTTACCCCAAGCAAGATCCTCTGTTTGTTAGCTTACCTTGACTGGTGAGCAGCACTCAAATTGGCGAAGCTTGAGGAAATGCAGCCTGAATTTTGTGCCCGCCTTTCAAGTGAAGCGGGTTCCGATGTTATGCAGAATGCATGAGGAGGGGTGCATGACAGAACGTGAGCTGGCTTCTCATACGACGGTATCGTCCACGCCCTCAACCCCATCATGGATACTCCACCGCTTTGCCTATGATTACGCCGGACAATTACTGAATACCGCCGGTATTACGATCAACGGTTCACAGCCATGGGACATTCGCGTTCACGACGAGCGGCTCTATCTCCGTTGCCTTTTGCACGGCTCGCTCGGTTTGGGCGAAGCGTACATGGATGGGTGGTGGGATTGCGATGCCATCGACGAGTTCATTTGTCGCTTGCTCCAGATTCAGGCACCGGTGCAGGTAGGTTGGCTCGTTAACTTCCCGCTCTGGATCGATAGCCGATGGCGTAACCGGCAACGCGGTAAGGGTGCGTTTATCATCGGTCAACGCCACTACGACATCGGCAACGATCTCTATGCTGCGATGCTCGACCGCCGCATGATCTACAGTTGTGCCTATTGGGAAGGCGGTGCGCGTACCCTCGATGAGGCGCAGGAGGCGAAGCTCGATCTGATCGCCCGGAAACTCGATCTCCAACCTGGGATGCGTGTGCTCGACATTGGGTGCGGTTGGGGTGGCACAGCTCAGTATCTGGCCGAACGCTACGGTGTCCACGTTGTGGGTATTACTGTGTCGAAGGAGCAGGCCGAACTGGCGCGCGATCGTTGCCGTGGTTTACCGGTCGACATCCGGCTTGAAGATTATCGCCAGACGACCGGTGTCTTTGACCGCATCATCTCGGTCGGTATGTTCGAGCATGTAGGTTATCGCAACTATCGTACCTTTATGAGAACGGCTCGCCGCCTGCTCGCCGATGATGGTCTCTTGCTCCTCCACACGATTGGTTCAAATGTCGCTTACCAGGGTCGCGATGCGTGGATCGAACGATACATCTTCCCCAATTCAATGTTGCCGTCGCCCCGTTTGCTAACTGCGGCATTTGAGGGGTTGTTTGTACTCGAAGATTGGCATAACTTTGGTGTCAACTACGTTGCAACTCTCAAAGCGTGGCATACCAATTTCGAGCAGGCATGGCCACGCTTAGCGCAGCGGTATGGCGAGCGCTTCTACCGTATGTGGCGTTTGTATTTACTCATGAGTGCAGGGAGCTTCATGGCCCGAGCCAGCCAACTGTGGCAATTGGTGTTGTCACCGCGTGGTGTACGCGGTGGCTATCGCTCGGTTCGATAGTGATGGCAGTGATGGCGCAGCGGCACCGCGCAGCAGCGCCGGGTGGTTATACGTGCCTCTGCCTCTGATGCCGTAAGGCGTTGAGCACAGTACGGGGTAAAGAAGTAAGGTCCATCAATGGCAATTTCAAACCACATAGAACAGGTTCGAGAGCGTCTACGACGCGGTGAGTTTATATCTGAGGCTGCTGTTTCCCAGGGAATTCTTCTTCCGACCTTGCATGAACTGGGATGGCCCGTATTTGATACAAATGTGGTTGTTCCCGAGTTCTCGGTCCAAGGGGGCCGTGTCGATTTTGCACTATGTAATCCTCCCCGTCGTCCATTTATATTTATTGAGGTCAAGAGGGTTGGCATTTCGGAAGGAGCTGATAGACAGCTATTCGAATACGCTTTTCATTCGGGAGTTCCAATAGCTGTTCTGACAGATGGACAAGAGTGGAGTTTTTATCTTCCCGGTGAACAGGGCCGATATGATGAAAGGAGAGTATATAAGCTCGACCTTCTTGAACGTGAGATCGCAGAAGCAGTCAGCAGGCTTGAAAGATATCTCCAATATGAAAGAGTGTGTTCTGGCGAAGCTTTAAAATCTGCACGTGCAGATTATCAAAACGTGGCCCGAGGTAGAGAAATTGAGGCAACGCTCCCCAGAGCTTGGGAGAGTTTGCTTGAAGAGCCTGATTCATTGTTGTTGGAATTATTAGCCGAAAAAGTTGCAGATCTCTGTGGCTATAAGCCGGATTTGGATTTGTGTAGCGAATTTTTAAAATCGAATCGCCAGCTTGGCGTAGTTTCTGCATATCCGATACCGTCGCATCAACAAACGGCTATGCGCCGGGCACCAGAACACCGGGAGCAGATTTCTCGATCCAGAACCACAGGCAGTTTTTCATTCGTGTTTGAAGGCAAGACGTACGAGGCTGCATCGGCGGTAAAGGTCATGGTAACGGTCTTCCGGTTGTTGGCGGAAGCGGATGCTGGTTTTCTTGACCGATTTGCATCAAGAAAGCATGGAACGAAACGGAGATACATAGCCCGTAATAGGCAGGAACTCTATCCGGGCCGACCGCACTTGGCGGAAAAACACTTTATTGAACTCGTTCCTGGATGGTATATGGGAACAAACTATAGTCGAAAGCGTATCCAGGAGATATTGGATTCGGCACTTGAAGTTGTTGACCCAGAGCTTCGTTCTACAATACAGGTAAACGTCTACAGGTAAACGTCGAGTAATCCCCCAACAAGCTTTTTAGCCGGCCGGCCTTCGGGGGGCTGAAGCTCATGCCGTTGAGTGCCTCTACCTCTGATGCCGTAAGGCGTTGAGCACAGCACAATGCAAGTCACCTCAGTTGAGTGTTGGTTTATCCGCAGCAAAAGGACCAGGGTTCTCCTTTGCGTGAAGTCAAAAAGCGATATCATCAAGACTTGCTCTCAGCGCAAGGGACAATTATCTTTAGGGGTGACGAGTTTGCAAAGGTCTCAATGAAAGCCCAAGTGTTCCGAGGGGTAAATCAACTCAGCTACGAAGAGATTCCGATTCCTGAAATTGCTGCTGATGAAGTATTAGTGCGGGTCAGGGTGGTTGGGTTGTGCCAATCGGACATCAAGAAAATTCGCTATCCCCTCTATGAGCCGCCCCGTATTTTTGGCCATGAAACAGTGGGTGAAATTGCCGCGGTGGGCGATGCGGTGACGGGTTGGCAAGTGGGTCAGCGGGTGGTGGTCATGCACCACATCCCCTGTATGCGCTGCGCCTACTGTTTGAACGAAAACTACTCCATGTGTCATGTTTATAAAACAGTAACGACAACGGCAGGCTTTATTCCCAGTGGTGGTGGCTTCGCTGAGTATGTGAAAGTGCCGGGACACATCGTGCAGCATGGGGGACTGATTCCCATTCCCGATCATATTAGCGATGAGGAAGCCAGCTTCATTGAACCCACCAACTGTTGTCTCAAGGCAGTGAAGAAAGCGGCGATCGCTCCCGGTCAAACGGTGTTGATTACGGGAGTAGGGCCTATTGGTCTGATGTTCATTATGTTGGTGAATCTCTTTGGAGCGCGGGCGATCGCCACCGATCTCCTACCCTCGCGGATTGCTAAAGCCAAAGAAGTGGGGGCTGCTGCTGCCTTTGATGCCCGCGATCCGGATCTGAGTGCCAAGGTGCAGGCCCTGACCCAAGGCTTGGGGGTAGATGTCAGTCTCTTGGCGGTCCCCAGTGAAAAAGCCTTTTGCCAAGCCCTAGAGTGTACGCGCAAGGGGGGCAAAATCCTGTTTTTTGCGGAGTTTCCCGATGAAGTGGAGATTCCCCTCAATCCCAACATTCTCTACCGCCGTGAGATTGACCTCATGGGGAGCTACAGTTCCTCCTATCGCTT
Proteins encoded in this window:
- a CDS encoding DUF3288 family protein; amino-acid sequence: MTNFQNLQHPREAQDRLVLERLRQEGISDYNLAELGRLLIRYDGFPGAETNKKLMAELLEKWQLTQEELFKRTRAIHARGGVYKVGSNKQEDWT
- a CDS encoding J domain-containing protein; this translates as MNLDECYRILELSQGASLAQVKSAYRRLARRYHPDVNPGDRTAHEKFILLQQAYEKLGRAGSTRPTPVKSEPQTRPPQTPPPLSAFDIELKHASYRQLQEFLKYRCYQRAISLVEGLARRLPQDAEVRQWQAVTYQCWARQLIRDRQPQAAREYLHRALKADPDNRSLWQAVEKDFRTLDRLYGKAI
- a CDS encoding WecB/TagA/CpsF family glycosyltransferase, whose amino-acid sequence is MPSVHILGTRIDVTTYSQACDLVAEWIGQGQGGYVVAANVHVVMTGVWRSPFQRVINGAQLVTSDGMPLVWGLRLLGFPQAERVYGPDLMLALCDRAQRAGWRIFLYGSEPLVLERLQRNLRQRFPNLQLAGAYAPPFRSLTPEEEASDRQRILDSRANLVFISLGCPKQEEWMARQSPFLPVVLVGVGAAFNFHSGTVAQAPRWMMAIGLEWLFRLLQEPRRLWQRYLMNNPAFVVLFAGQLLRHWLRRRQTKRVS
- a CDS encoding YcjF family protein, whose protein sequence is MAVAAAIILLLLSGWVNDHPWGWLLILSLGLGYWYWRRSPAAPNVASPQSPLDPQLIEKQLAETQSLLQELPPERQASLQSTRRQLQQRLDNPRVEVCVLGQSAYAVNQVYHAVATLLNRCSLQQQTLATVPQADLVLLTVRGALTASEFEMLRVLQAGHYHVLVVWDPETVQERDRVALCLKQQLRDLQMPEEQLVPFTAQAPESLTSRLLQYLSQEQANLVLAGTYRRAQQLHQQAQAALNRYRQERATPIIERYQWLAAAATAVNPLPLLDLVMAGGLLVRLTWDLGQIYQRSFRLADAEPLAKELLRLMVQLGAVELSTQSLGQWLKGNSLTYLAGSCLQGATAAYVLRLSGLSLIHYFETAPQAPSLPLVARLQQSLRWAQQQVGRSPLQTLGHSLGLPSA
- the cfa gene encoding cyclopropane fatty acyl phospholipid synthase, producing the protein MTERELASHTTVSSTPSTPSWILHRFAYDYAGQLLNTAGITINGSQPWDIRVHDERLYLRCLLHGSLGLGEAYMDGWWDCDAIDEFICRLLQIQAPVQVGWLVNFPLWIDSRWRNRQRGKGAFIIGQRHYDIGNDLYAAMLDRRMIYSCAYWEGGARTLDEAQEAKLDLIARKLDLQPGMRVLDIGCGWGGTAQYLAERYGVHVVGITVSKEQAELARDRCRGLPVDIRLEDYRQTTGVFDRIISVGMFEHVGYRNYRTFMRTARRLLADDGLLLLHTIGSNVAYQGRDAWIERYIFPNSMLPSPRLLTAAFEGLFVLEDWHNFGVNYVATLKAWHTNFEQAWPRLAQRYGERFYRMWRLYLLMSAGSFMARASQLWQLVLSPRGVRGGYRSVR
- a CDS encoding type I restriction-modification system restriction subunit HsdR family: MAISNHIEQVRERLRRGEFISEAAVSQGILLPTLHELGWPVFDTNVVVPEFSVQGGRVDFALCNPPRRPFIFIEVKRVGISEGADRQLFEYAFHSGVPIAVLTDGQEWSFYLPGEQGRYDERRVYKLDLLEREIAEAVSRLERYLQYERVCSGEALKSARADYQNVARGREIEATLPRAWESLLEEPDSLLLELLAEKVADLCGYKPDLDLCSEFLKSNRQLGVVSAYPIPSHQQTAMRRAPEHREQISRSRTTGSFSFVFEGKTYEAASAVKVMVTVFRLLAEADAGFLDRFASRKHGTKRRYIARNRQELYPGRPHLAEKHFIELVPGWYMGTNYSRKRIQEILDSALEVVDPELRSTIQVNVYR
- a CDS encoding zinc-dependent dehydrogenase; its protein translation is MKAQVFRGVNQLSYEEIPIPEIAADEVLVRVRVVGLCQSDIKKIRYPLYEPPRIFGHETVGEIAAVGDAVTGWQVGQRVVVMHHIPCMRCAYCLNENYSMCHVYKTVTTTAGFIPSGGGFAEYVKVPGHIVQHGGLIPIPDHISDEEASFIEPTNCCLKAVKKAAIAPGQTVLITGVGPIGLMFIMLVNLFGARAIATDLLPSRIAKAKEVGAAAAFDARDPDLSAKVQALTQGLGVDVSLLAVPSEKAFCQALECTRKGGKILFFAEFPDEVEIPLNPNILYRREIDLMGSYSSSYRLQSLACDIIFNRRIDVKTLVSDRYPLAQLAEAVERAVHPTPETYKILIYPES